One genomic region from Osmerus eperlanus chromosome 6, fOsmEpe2.1, whole genome shotgun sequence encodes:
- the gpr75 gene encoding probable G-protein coupled receptor 75, whose translation MNASLPPPGLLVPPQPALNTSSDPHSSPRWELIHTATLTACSFLLLLIFILGSYGNLVVFLSFFDPAFRKFRTNFDFLILNLSVCDLFLCCAGAPMFALVLFLDGGGGVSQGFCFAFQLSSSGFVLVSLETVAVIALHRLRVVLGQQPYRSASPPCTLALTALLWASSFTMATLLTLRAYARRDGPCLPHLGPAGARARVVLYVYLADFAFCVAVVTVSYLMIARTLRKNARVRRCPVIAVDATRPPAPLVVAGFEGVQVPSLYRNQSYNKLQHVQTHPLPPRVTPVPGAAQGATCCQLVSSVNLASAKDSRAVSTCVVIVCCVLLCCLPMGVALAQDVLGPRSSSAHLQLELCSLALILLKSGINPFVYSRNSAGLRRRVLCCLQWVALVFLCCKHKTRLHAMGKGSLEANRNKSSHHETNSAYVLSPKPQRRLVDQACGPSQSREPAGSPRTTGGRRPRPPSTSTPINTRIEPYYSIYNSSPSAGPSSPSTLQPNSNPAFSLAKSYVALHYHTHQDALQDRESSTVHQIPIPSV comes from the coding sequence ATGaacgcctccctcccccccccaggtctgCTGGTGCCCCCCCAACCCGCCCTCAACACCAGCTCcgacccccactcctccccccgctGGGAGCTGATCCACACCGCAACCCTGACGGcctgctccttcctcctcctcctcatcttcatcctaGGTTCCTACGGTAACCTGGTGgtgtttctctccttcttcgACCCTGCGTTCCGGAAGTTCCGCACCAACTTTGACTTCCTGATCCTGAACCTGTCTGTGTGCGACCTGTTCCTGTGCTGCGCCGGGGCGCCAATGTTCGCCCTCGTCCTTTTCCTGGACGGAGGGGGCGGAGTCTCCCAGGGCTTCTGCTTCGCCTTCCAGCTCAGCAGCTCTGGCTTCGTCCTGGTCTCCCTGGAGACGGTGGCGGTGATCGCGCTGCACAGGCTGCGCGTGGTCCTGGGGCAGCAGCCGTACCGCTCCGCCTCCCCGCCCTGCACCCTGGCCCTCACTGCCCTGCTGTGGGCCTCCAGCTTCACCATGGCCACGCTGCTCACCCTCAGGGCGTACGCCCGGAGGGACGGGCCCTGCCTGCCGCACCTGGGCCCGGCGGGGGCGCGCGCCCGCGTGGTGCTGTACGTCTACCTGGCCGACTTCGCCTTCTGCGTGGCCGTGGTGACCGTCTCGTACCTGATGATCGCTCGGACGCTGAGGAAGAACGCGCGGGTGAGGAGGTGCCCGGTGATCGCGGTGGACGCCACTCGGCCCCCCGCCCCGCTGGTGGTCGCTGGCTTCGAGGGCGTCCAGGTGCCGTCGCTTTACCGCAACCAGAGCTACAACAAGCTGCAGCACGTCCAGACGCACCCGCTCCCCCCCCGCGTCACGCCAGTGCCGGGCGCCGCCCAGGGCGCCACCTGCTGCCAGCTGGTCTCCTCCGTCAACCTGGCCTCGGCCAAGGACTCGCGCGCGGTGAGCACGTGTGTGGTGATTGTGTGCTGCGTGCTGCTGTGCTGCCTCCCCATGGGCGTGGCGCTGGCGCAGGACGTGCTGGGCCCACGCAGCAGCTCAGCCCACCTGCAGCTGGAGCTCTGCAGCCTGGCGCTCATCCTGCTCAAGTCGGGCATCAACCCGTTCGTCTACTCCCGGAACAGCGCCGGGCTGCGGCGCCGGGTGCTCTGCTGCCTCCAGTGGGTGGCGCTGGTGTTCCTCTGCTGCAAGCACAAGACCCGTCTGCACGCCATGGGCAAGGGCAGCCTGGAGGCCAACAGGAACAAGTCGTCTCACCACGAGACCAACTCTGCGTATGTGCTGTCGCCCAAGCCCCAGCGCAGGCTGGTGGACCAGGCCTGCGGGCCCAGCCAGTCCAGGGAGCCTGCAGGGAGCCCCCGTACCACTGGGGGGCGCCGCCCGCGGCCGCCcagcacctccacccccatcaaCACGCGCATCGAGCCCTACTACAGCATCTACAACAGCAGCCCCTCGGCCGGCCCCAGCTCCCCCAGCACCCTGCAGCCCAACAGCAACCCAGCCTTCAGCCTCGCCAAATCCTACGTGGCGCTGCACTACCACACCCACCAGGACGCCCTGCAGGACCGTGAGAGCAGCACAGTGCACCAGATCCCCATCCCATCTGTTTAA